From the Lathyrus oleraceus cultivar Zhongwan6 chromosome 3, CAAS_Psat_ZW6_1.0, whole genome shotgun sequence genome, the window AAAAAAATGCAAGCAATTATCATAAACACAATAAATGTTCTAGTCATCTGAATCAGAGTCAGCATCATCATTTGTGCCATCATCAGGACTGGCATCTGCTTCTCCCTCTTCACCTTGTCTTTCAGCTTCTTCTGCAACAGCAGCAGCTTCACCAAATTCTCCACCATCAGCTAGCACATCACCTTCAGTCATCTCCAAAGAGCTAATCAATTTTTCCAAGttcagcttccttgcctctaATTCCCTGCAGGTTTCTTTGAACATTGCAATGACAGAAGCTTTACCTAGCTGATTGCTTACACGTGATGTCTCACCTGATGTAatgacaatgtcagggacatggGTACCTAGGAACAACTTATGATTGAAAAACATAGGGTTGTCTCTTTTCTTCACAGAATCATTCTCAGTTAAGATGTTTGGAAACTGAAACAATACCATAGATGAgagaaggaaaggctataggacccttcacactgaagcttcCTGCATGCTTCAAAGTTTGATCAAAAATATAGGAGCCATAGTCAAATTTGGCTTTGGTTCAACCAGCATATATAAACTTTCCAAGCATTACAACAACTGTAGATTTATGATTGGTGGGCACCCAGTTAGCAGCTCCAATCTTGTGCAGCGTTGCATACTTGACACTCAGTTTACTTGCCACCAATTTTCCTTTGAGAGGCCACTTCCTTACCTGATTAGtagtgatgacttgacagattttGTTGTCTGTCACCTCAAACTCAGGTTGAGCTTCATCAGGCCTTCCCAAATACTTGTTGATCACTGAAGGAGAGAAATTTACACACTTGCCTCTCACATACACTTTCCTGAATTCCTTAGACTTGCCATCAGCATATTCTTCAGACAAATTAACAATAAATTCCTTTACCAACATCTCATAGCACTTTGAAAACTGAGTCACATTCTTCATTAAACCAGCCTCTTGAATAAGATCCATAATATCCTTACAGTCTAGGACATTCTGAGCTAATTCCCTTTCCAAAGCCAGCCTCTTCTGATAAACATATTTCCACCTGTTTACACTTGAAGCAAAATGAAAAGATATGTTGTCAATTGGTACCTCAGGGACATTAGCTGcaagcttgctagtggttggcttcttctttgacagaATGTCAGAGACATTACAAGGAACATCTGAGTCAGACTTAACAATAACAAACTTGGTCTTCTTTTTCTTGGGC encodes:
- the LOC127131089 gene encoding uncharacterized protein LOC127131089, with the translated sequence MSQQSNSSPSKNMPCSPSAEPSNPNREDPVADSVNTPHARRPKETVPGFSSSIVLEERTKEGSRYVHNAIATIVTGILSGNHDVPGVSIPLNTIEPDSVADQENTESLGKNISDDVEQTDAHKESNVDKPLDNMAGEEVHVTHDVSDNPNCEAETVDLEEFSDNELWKYVYQKRLALERELAQNVLDCKDIMDLIQEAGLMKNVTQFSKCYEMLVKEFIVNLSEEYADGKSKEFRKVYVRGKCVNFSPSVINKYLGRPDEAQPEFEVTDNKICQVITTNQFPNILTENDSVKKRDNPMFFNHKLFLGTHVPDIVITSGETSRVSNQLGKASVIAMFKETCRELEARKLNLEKLISSLEMTEGDVLADGGEFGEAAAVAEEAERQGEEGEADASPDDGTNDDADSDSDD